The sequence ATTGATAAGAAGATGGAATACAACATTTATTGATACAACTACTAATTTACACCATTTGTTTAACTCCACACAGTAAAAATATCTTTACTAACTCCACATGTTTACGTGGCTTCCTCCTACTCTTTAATATGGAGTAGCTGTAAGCCATTGTCATTAATTATGTCACCATCTCTCCCCAACCGTAGAAGTCATTGTCTTTGTAAGTGATTATATTGGTAAATTACATTCCCAAGTTTATATTCTATATTGTTCATGTGGCATGAAACAACACTCATATAAATTTGATGGTTTGTATCATGTTGTTGCATTCAAAGGGTTTTGGTTGACCAGGGCCAAGCCTCACGTCCATGTTGTTATATTAGACGTATCCCACGCTATATGTACCCGTCTCTTCATCCAACCCCATGTACGGTACTTTCTAACTCCCACACAACTCTAGCTATGATATTGTTGTATACCATATGGAATAGTTCGGTTCTAAATAGTAACTGTTGATTTTGCCTATCTGAAGCTGGCAAAATGAGTATTTGGCTTTCATTTGGGTAAAGTACTACGTTCTTTCCTTGCGTCATACACATTTCAACTGTACCCAAAGTATTTATATGCTCTTTCAATTGGAACTACATTTATAAGGATACTATTCGCCTTATACTACGTAGTATGGACCTTCTATAATTGGTATAGAATACACTTGTTTCATTGTCGTCAATTCGCCGTTTGTTTTTGGTACACTTACGATCTTTATCTACTCATATATCTGCATCCCCTTTCATAATGTGTTGAATACATCTCTGTCACGCGCTCCGTATGTTTTTGTGATTGTTACGGTGCGACGCAAACCCACCACGTCGTTTACTTTGTAATATGAAACCGGTGACCTATTACTTTAAAGGGCATAACCGGGTGAGAGGAAGCACAAAAGCCTGACAAtgaattatgtcaaaatcatcaCTACTTCCTtaatttatcataaaaaaatgGCTATTTCGCCAATTAGCCCTTTTGGGAATcagtgcttttttttttttttttttttttttttgatcaaggaatcagtgcttttaaattacattttttacAAGTAAATTTCCCTAGTAGATATACCACTatttgttgaccaaaaaaaagatataccactatttatttttctaatctaaaattataattttaataaattattaaatggaAATAGGGACATTGATGATTATTTATCTAAATGGtagatagatttttattttaaattattagatttttattttaaattatttacttatttattataaaattaacagTTAGTTAATAAGGAATAACTgattaattgtaaaaaaaaacggaatttttcTATTCCTTCTTTTTGGGGGAGTTGCAGAACCACCACACACGCATACACTACACACACACAAGTTGCaggagaaaaagaaaagtcGAATAAAGAAGAATAATAAGAAGAAGACGCTCTGTTCTTGAATTCTTGAATCAATCAATCAAGCTGCTAGGGAGGTGGCTGAACAAAACCCTAATCCCAATTTTCCCCGAATATGCCATTTCTGAGGTTATTTtttcgttatttattttttctgattGAGTGATtgatttttggtaaaaaaaagtaaaaaaaaaaaattggatcttGAAAATTGCAGGATAGTGAGACTAGTCTTACCAGGGATCAGAGTGTTGATAAGAAGGTCGTTACTTTGGTTGCTGTAGATGCATATCCGTGATTATATTCCCTCTTGGATCTACCAGTTACTTGGTTGCATGGGGTGAGTCTGTATCCttcttccctttctctttgtGTAAATCTTGTGAGAGTTGGAGTAAAGTTTTGAACTTTTAAGTATCTGAGTTTGACCCATCATCTTTTGAGATCTTGTGGCTATGTTGTTTCCTTGTTTTTGAAGGCTAGGTTAGCTACTGCTCTATCTCTCTGTATGGTAACTGTGCATATAGTATATGGTTGTTGCTTGCATTTTAAGCAAACAATATGGATTCaaatcatttctcaagttttagTTTTGTTTGATGTAGTTTTCTCCCTTTGTATGTGGTTGTGTTACCTCTATGTATGTATGAGTCAGAAAGGAAGAGGAATCCTGTGAGAATTGTAGTaaaattttgaacttttaaGATCTGAGTTTGACCCATCATCTTTTGAGATCTTGTGGCTATGTTGTTTCCTTGTTTTTGAAGGTTAGGGTAGCTACTGCTCTATCTCTCTGTATGGTAACTGTGCATATAGTATATGGTTGTTTATTGCATTTTTAAGCAAACAATATGGATTGAAATCATTTCTCAAGTCTTAGTTTTGTATCTCAATATGGTTAAGATCATTAGTGAAACTTCACTTCATAATCTCTAGATGGGGATATACATGTGACATGAATACTTATCTACTTTTATCCTTATGTTATTTTCTAACAAAGAGTCTTCCAAATTCAAATCCCTGATCTTTTTGCATTTTCTCTTGATTTCAAGAACAGGTCTCCACACGTTTTCTGCACTTCTCTTCTCACTGGCGTTTTTGTTTTATGGCAGTACAGAGGTTGTTTTGGATGCTGCAATAAACCACCGCTTATAGTTGCAGTGGATGAGCCGTCTAAAGGGTTAAGGATTCAAGGTCGTCTAGTGAAGAAGCCAAGCGTATCAGACGATTTCTGGAGCACAAGCACCTGCGAGATGGATAACAACAGCACAATGCAGTCACAGAGAAGCGTGTCTTCTATCAGCTTCACTAACAACACTGCTACTTCTGCAAGTAGTAGCAACCCCAATGAATTTGCTAACAATGGTGAGCTGTAATTTCAACTTCTCTTGTGTGTATTGGTCTATTTTGCCCTGAATCTTGACGTATTACTGCTTGGACTTTTTTGATTGCTTTTTGTTTTAGTACCTCATGGGTTCTCTGCCCTGTTTATTCTCATTCTTGTTCTTCAGTGGTGTCGTTTTACCTTACAGAAATGTTGTCTCTGATGTTTCCTCCTGGTTTAGGATTGAGCCTCTGGTTACAAACTAGACAACAGTGGCTTGCAAGTGGATCTTCTCAAACAAAGGCCAAAGTTCGAGAACCTACAATAAGGTTGGTGAAAGTAgctctctttttctcttatgTATCTGCATGTCCTTTATGAATGTAGTACACTGTAGATTGTCATtcttattttgaaaacatttgcTATTTACAGAAAAGTTCATGTCccatttatattatatacatttattGCTTATAAGAGTGTGTAAATAAGATTCCAGTTTTTTCCTGAATTCTGTTGTTAACCATACCGAACATTGTAGGATTCTGTTACAAGAATGGTGTCTTGTTATTGATTTTTTCCTCTTTAGTAGTCCTTAAGGCTCTTCTTAGGTTAATAGAAGATGAGGCTCTTACACTTTTGAAGTTGGAAAGTAGTGCAATCAGAATTATTGTCCATTTGAATAACTCTTCAACCCTCATGAGACAAGTATTTTTGATTCGTGCAGCTGGAATGCAACATATGAGAGCTTGTTGGGTATGAACAAGCGGTTCTCTCGTCCAATACCTCTCCCTGTAAGCATTCTTTCTGAAACTTTCcagacacttttttttttttttttgtaaaatctgattttgatatatatgatTAATGGTTGTGGGCAGGAAATGGTGGATTTTCTGGTGGATGTGTGGGAGCAAGAGGGCTTGTATGATTGATTGATTTGCAACTCAAGAATATACTTAATCTCATCTcctccttctttttcttcttcttgtgtgtgTTCTTGTGTGTAATCAAACTTGGCTTCCTGAAAAGTATTTAAAATCTCAAGGAACTAAGATATTTTACCTTCAACAGGAAAATAccaatttatattatttctgttgtttgtgtgtttggtaTGTGTTACACACTTGATTTATTGTAATAAACTCagaattgtattatattttataacccaagtaaatgtttatttttatccGCATAGTCTcttgaaagtttgaaacttgaGGAATGTCACAGGATCAACCACTTTGGTTATTTGCTTGAGTTGTTTCAGAGCAACAACGTTGGTCTAGTAAAGGTGAATCTGAGCGGATGTGTCAATGTTTTAGACAACACAGTCACAATGGCCAAGAACTGCAACTCAGTCAATGACCTTGACATCTCAAACACTTTGGTCTCAGATCATGGGGTCAAGGCTTTAGCATTTTCTCCCAAACCACCTGAATCTTCAGGTTCTTTCTGTTGGCGGCTACACAGCGGTTACAGACAAAAGCAAGGCATGTCTACAAAGGCTATGTTTGTTTCCACTTTTGTTTAATCTGTTAGAAGTTTCCCTGAACATACCATCCTTTGTAATATAACATGATCCTTTGATCATTTTTGTTGTGATTACAAAGTTAAATAAATGTGTCCTGCGACCAAAACTCTTACCAAAAGAAAACCGAAAAAAAGGAATCATTCAGTCGTCTCTCCAAGTATCTCTCAAAGAGTAATAGCTTTTGTCATTGCCAAACCCAAGAAGCTCCTTCAGACCAAAAGCAAAGCAGCAACCATGGACAGTGGTTAGACTAGTCCTGTTGTCTTCTGGAGAAGCTTCCAAGACATCATCCTCGTACCTCACTAAGCTTCCTTTCTCAAGATCATCATCAATCTCCTCCATTCTATTCACTTCCTCAGCTTCATTTTTTGGTCCTACCCTCTCTCTGTTATTAGTTTGTAGTATAACATATTTTAGTTAAGAATCAAAAAGTTGTGGATTATCACAAATGAAAAGTattaattaaacacattgttcaTCAAGAACCAGCTATAAAAGAATTAGACTTTTTGTTTTTACTCCAGTAGACCCGTAATTAAAGAATAACCCTCCGAAAATAATTAGACttacaaattattttgtttggttttcctagagtaTCCCTTGTTGAATACGGCATTGCCAGACACATGGTTCTTGAATCTTACCTGAAACATATTTGTAATAACGTCTTGTTATGTACTGAATCATACACCTGCCTAAACCTAACGATAACATGTATCATGAAAAGATGGAATGATTAGATATAAAACCTCATCACCGTCCTTCATGCCATAACTTCCGATGCACTCCGTATCGGTGACTAGCTTCTGATCCCCATAACACAAGCAGAAGTGTCCCCACACGTGTGGCCTTCACCATGATAACACATTGTTTGAAATTTGCATTTACCATAATATAAGTTAATTAGTAAAAGTACCATGAGATCTTGGATGGTCCCTTCTTGGGGACGTGGCTGAAGGCCGTCTCTATAGCAAGCTTGAGATCCCTAACGGTCGCGGAGCTCGTTACGTTAACATCTTCACGTAGTAAATATAGATTAAAAATCGAAGCTAGCCAACGCCTATTGATAAGTAGTGACCACAACGAAAGTTAAAGATAATACGATGATGATGCATTTACCAAAGGACGTGCCATCTAGTTTAAGAACGGAGAGCCTAATGGGTTCGGCCGGAAGTTTGTCGTATGAAAAAGTCCGGCGACGAAAGCTTCCCATGTTCTTGAAACAAGATCAATGCAAATCAAGAAACCCTAGGTAACACGATATTAGCATCCTCTttgatggattagggtttaaagATTACTTTATTTGGAAGGGATGATCAAGTGAATCTTTGTATCGGATTTTATATTCGAAGGAGTGTCTCTTGCTATTGTCTGATTCGTTTGGAGTTCGAATCAGACCGATGCAGTTTTGGTCTTGACGGAGGTTTTAcgattcttttgttttgtttgttattcCCAAGATTCCTTGTTGGAGAAGTTAGGGTTGGCCGCGTTTCTTGtgattttcttctctctttcaatCATTCTCTTACTAATTTTAGCATTTTCCTTTTGCTAATTATAACGAATCTTGTAATATTTAGTCTCCAGTACAAAAGCTATGGCGTCTCCTTAATAAAGTACGCCTTTGGGTTTGGACTAATAGCAAAaccatttattaaatttaaatataagaaacatcttgaaaatgaacaaaaaactTCACCAAATCAGGTCTTTAAAGTCTCAACTTAAATAATGATTCGCTACACCTTTGTCTATAACTATTTGGCGCACTCGTGAAACAAAGTAACGCGTGATTCGGCCATGTATGTAGAAAATTTTGGTTCTGTTTCGGTTATTTTTTCCTGGCCAACGAAATTGTTTTATGGTTCAGTTATGGTATCTATTGATCATCGATTTATTTCCTAATAGCCCACAACTTGTTCGACTGAAACCATCGAGGAGCCTCTGTTTGGTTTGTTAAGGATTAGATGCATACAAAGATATAAAATTTTCCTTTACCCTCCTCCTAACTCAGCAATGCATTCACAGCAGCAAAACAAAATGGTTTATCTCCTCTTGACTGAGTTTTCCAAATCcaaaatgatgaagaagaagaaaaacatgatCAAGATCTGACCTAATTAATTGCCCTTTCTTGTTCCACCCATTGTTTTGCACTTAGAGCTTCACTTAGTTCTTCCCAACCCTTTTCCATTCTCTGCAATTTACATAAGTTCAACGATAAAGAAAGTATGATAAGTTTCCATGTCAATATACTAGACACTGAGTCAAGATTGTTGAACAAGTACCCTTTCACAGTCCGTTGCTGTTTGTGCAAcgattaaatatatacatatatactagGTGGTTGTCCGCGAATTCGcggatataaatattgtataaaaatatatattatgtataaaattttgaaaagtttCCATGAATTTGATGTAAAAATAACTGATAAATGTTTAgtaataacaaatatttatcaaattatatatgtaaatatcatatttacttctcctacatatattatacatctttttactttttatttttatttttttaattaatgtttgctaatgttttcctaaatttttacttattttttgtcaaatatttatttctctctctaaatagtAATACATATTATACAATCAATAAACCAAAAATCCATCTTATAATTCTTTTCAATCATAGCATTACCCTAttcactttttaatttattgaaatgcaaaataatttttaatcaaagtTCTCACAGGTTTCGTTCAATATAATTTGGTCAATCTTCTAAACCTAATTATCTATAAAGcatatatgattatattttatatgaatatgaaatcattatatCGATTTCTATAAATTATGTTCTATTAATTAACCGTCCAatctaaactaaaataaataaaactaaaaattatcgACCAAGAAAATTATTACAATTTTCTTAAGACTTCACAAATGATCCAGATGTAAGCCAAAGTCACTTAGATGACTTTTTCGTTTAATGTATatgcatatttatatttttcataaatgttttataaattcttataaacaatttaaaattatgataaaataattttgtaagccatgataaataattttatattttttctaattttttttaataaaagactTATAAGACATATATGGACATTGtaatacattaattaatataGCATCGGATTCGAAATGTTTACAGAGTTTACATGAGTGTGTAAATGtttactgtaaaaaaaaatatatatatatatatagttctgTTTGGCTCCTTGTGAACTCTCCAGTACATGAGCTGTTCTTGAACTTAAACCACAGGATTTATAGAATTTCAATAGTTCCACATCAGTAGCATACACGCTTCTAACTTGAACCTGCCTTGTTTCATTGTATATAAACATCATCCAGTTTTTTTGGTTAAACCTGGTGCTTTTTATCTGATACAGTAAACATTGATCTCTATTACAAATCGATCCAATGTTATTCACAAAGAATCGAACTCACCAAGCCAAGAGTATACAAGTAGAAACAGTTCTAGAGCTATGAGAAGTTATCCTCACACACACTCAGAACAAATTGAGAAGAAAAACTCTCATACATTTCAGATATTCACAAATGAatctattcttcttcttttattcgAAATTCTGTTTCTCAATCGTAACAAACTTCTAACAACTTCCCCAACGGCTCCAGTAGTTGAAGAACACGTGTCCATAGATCAATGGATTGTCCACGTGTACTCTTATTCTTTCCTATAGCATTACCCTCTTTttccagagaaaaaaaaaatagaaacagaaACTATTCTCTCCGTTGAATATCTGCTCGTTGAAAATTGAGCTCTGAAATTAAGAAGTCATGAAATCTCTTCTCAAAATAACCATCGGTTTGGGTCACCAGCTTCTACAAAATCTTCACTAGGAAGATCTTTAGCAGATTTGGTATGGAAAGATGCATATTCTTTAGTTTTTTGATTGCATTAGTTGATTCAATATGATTAGCTCCCTCATGAGCTTTCTGATACACCAATCACCATGTTCTTAAACTTGAACAAAACTGGTGATATCTCATCTCGACGATCACACAAGACACCAACTTCACATATACATCAATAGTTCCACATCAGGATTTATTATACAGTATTTATTAATAtagtattattaaaaaatatgtctATCGTATTTACTTCACATATACATCCAAATATATGTCTAGGCACCATACAATGGTGATGATTGGTTCAACTGTAGCTCTAAAAATTTAGCTGTAAAAGTTTAGCTGTATGTAGATTGGTTGTAGTTGTAAAGTTGTTACTGTAGATTTTTTTGCAGAGACTTTTGatgtagttaaatttgttgtagctgTAAATTATAGgttgtagatattttaaaataaatatatgaaatatgtgatgtatatataaataattaattttttatcaattaaataatttatattaatattttttataaattctcaaagtttattgttatttaaaatgtgatatgtaaataatatatatcttatttaaaatatttcaaaaatttgacaacacccaaaattgaattaaatatttatagatgtttttagttatgattatctaatttatttgatattatagtaATTGTTTTATTTCAAAGATTCTACAGCTTATAAAAGCAAGCTTTAAGTTTTTTacctaaaatacattaaacaaaattttactttagtttttttgctgtagctttaaaaataaagctaaagcatgattggtaaaagtTTACAGAAACTTGATTTAagttttaactattaaaaataaagctaaagcatgattggtaaaatttagtgatttaaaagtaaataaagctaaagtaaGGAGATAAAGctcaaccaatcacccccaatGATAACTACTTGGTTAGCGTATTTTAGAACactaatctttatatagagaACTGTGTTTCGTGCACCatgtgtaaaaaaaattaaatttaatttaaagctAACTCTTAATAGATTTAGTAATTTCGAAGATTGACTAACTTTGTCTTTATACTAAGTGATATgattaaatatattcaaaaatgttgTTATTACTATTGCCTAGGTTTGTGTTTAAAATACTAATTaggaataaatataaatatttataaaaaaaatatctttaatatAAAGATGTTGGattattacaatattttaatcttgacaaaatatctaaaatgaatTATCCATGATACTATAAAGTATAATCTTGATatcatatactaatttttaactgcaatattttattttttgaaagatTATGGAAATGAACCTTCTAAAAagtaatatattctttgaaata is a genomic window of Brassica napus cultivar Da-Ae chromosome A2, Da-Ae, whole genome shotgun sequence containing:
- the LOC106403898 gene encoding uncharacterized protein LOC106403898 isoform X2; the protein is MHIRDYIPSWIYQLLGCMGSPHVFCTSLLTGVFVLWQYRGCFGCCNKPPLIVAVDEPSKGLRIQGRLVKKPSVSDDFWSTSTCEMDNNSTMQSQRSVSSISFTNNTATSASSSNPNEFANNGLSLWLQTRQQWLASGSSQTKAKVREPTISWNATYESLLGMNKRFSRPIPLPEMVDFLVDVWEQEGLYD
- the LOC106403898 gene encoding uncharacterized protein LOC106403898 isoform X1, whose product is MHIRDYIPSWIYQLLGCMGSPHVFCTSLLTGVFVLWQYRGCFGCCNKPPLIVAVDEPSKGLRIQGRLVKKPSVSDDFWSTSTCEMDNNSTMQSQRSVSSISFTNNTATSASSSNPNEFANNEMLSLMFPPGLGLSLWLQTRQQWLASGSSQTKAKVREPTISWNATYESLLGMNKRFSRPIPLPEMVDFLVDVWEQEGLYD
- the LOC106425433 gene encoding uncharacterized protein LOC106425433 produces the protein MGSFRRRTFSYDKLPAEPIRLSVLKLDGTSFDVNVTSSATVRDLKLAIETAFSHVPKKGPSKISWPHVWGHFCLCYGDQKLVTDTECIGSYGMKDGDEVRFKNHVSGNAVFNKGYSRKTKQNNLERVGPKNEAEEVNRMEEIDDDLEKGSLVRYEDDVLEASPEDNRTSLTTVHGCCFAFGLKELLGFGNDKSYYSLRDTWRDD
- the LOC106403898 gene encoding uncharacterized protein LOC106403898 isoform X4 encodes the protein MHIRDYIPSWIYQLLGCMGGCFGCCNKPPLIVAVDEPSKGLRIQGRLVKKPSVSDDFWSTSTCEMDNNSTMQSQRSVSSISFTNNTATSASSSNPNEFANNGLSLWLQTRQQWLASGSSQTKAKVREPTISWNATYESLLGMNKRFSRPIPLPEMVDFLVDVWEQEGLYD
- the LOC106403898 gene encoding uncharacterized protein LOC106403898 isoform X3 produces the protein MHIRDYIPSWIYQLLGCMGGCFGCCNKPPLIVAVDEPSKGLRIQGRLVKKPSVSDDFWSTSTCEMDNNSTMQSQRSVSSISFTNNTATSASSSNPNEFANNEMLSLMFPPGLGLSLWLQTRQQWLASGSSQTKAKVREPTISWNATYESLLGMNKRFSRPIPLPEMVDFLVDVWEQEGLYD